The Desulfurellaceae bacterium nucleotide sequence GCCCTGCCAGTCCTGACCGCCGCCCTGGGCATGCTGCTGTTTGACCGCACAATGGGCACCAGCTTCTTCCTGCCGGCGGGTGGGGGAGAGCCTCTGCTGTGGCAACACCTGTTCTGGTTCTTCGGCCACCCCGAGGTGTACATCCTGGTCCTGCCGGCGATGGGCGTCACCTCGGATATTCTATCCGCATTTTCCCGCAAGCCCATCTTCGGCTATCACGCCATGGCCTTCTCCATGATCGCCCTGGCCTTTTTGTCGTGGATCGTGTGGGGGCACCACATGTTCCTGAGCGGCATGAACCCGGTGCTGGGAACCGCGTTTATGTTGACCACGATGGTCATCGCCATTCCGTCCGCCATCAAGACCTTCAACTGGCTCGGCACCCTGTGGGGCGGGACCATCCGGTTTACCAGCCCGATGCTGTTTGCCCTCGGCTTTGTGTCCAATTTTGTGATTGGCGGCCTGAGCGGCATCTATATGGCGGTCACGCCGGTGGATATCTTCATTCACGACACCTACTTCATTGTCGCCCATTTCCACTATGTGGTGGCCGGCATCATCTTCGGCATGTTTGCCGCCCTGTACTACTGGTTCCCCAAACTGTTCGGCCGGATGATGAACGAACCCCTGGGCAAGCTGCACTTTGCCCTGACCTACATCTTTTTTAATTGCGCCTTCTTCCCCATGCACTTCCTGGGGGTGGCGGGTCATATGCGGCGCATCTACAACCCGCTGCAGTATGAGTTTCTGGTCGATCTGCAGTGGTGGAATGTGTTCATCACCATGAGCGCCTTCTGTCTCGGGGCGTCCCAGCTGATTTTCCTGTTCAATTTCGTGTGGAGTCTGTTCGCCGGCAAAAAGGCCGAGGACAATCCTTGGCAGGCCAACACCCTGGAATGGACCGCGCCCTCGCCGCCGCCCCACGGCAACTTCGAGACCGTCCCGACCGTCTACCGCGGCCCGTATGAGTACAGCTCGCCGCTGGTCCAGGAGGACTGGCTGCCCCAGGATAGACGGCTCGGGCCTGAGGCTGCCGCAGCCTC carries:
- a CDS encoding cbb3-type cytochrome c oxidase subunit I, whose amino-acid sequence is MSDAGAVEAQEAHAHDAHHELGFIRTYIFSTDHKMIGRQFLFSSVLMLVIGGLLAMMMRWELAWPETPVPFTSWISEPFMYAEPEHGLYGAYMDPAFYNSLFTMHATIMIFFVVMPFMVGGFGNFLIPLMIGAGDMAFPVLNMLSFWTAVPAIVLILCSFFVEGGAAGGGWTMYASLSADATYGAGAQGVNLWIISLLILGFSSLMGSINYITTVINMRAPGMTWFRMPLVIWSLFVTAILLLLALPVLTAALGMLLFDRTMGTSFFLPAGGGEPLLWQHLFWFFGHPEVYILVLPAMGVTSDILSAFSRKPIFGYHAMAFSMIALAFLSWIVWGHHMFLSGMNPVLGTAFMLTTMVIAIPSAIKTFNWLGTLWGGTIRFTSPMLFALGFVSNFVIGGLSGIYMAVTPVDIFIHDTYFIVAHFHYVVAGIIFGMFAALYYWFPKLFGRMMNEPLGKLHFALTYIFFNCAFFPMHFLGVAGHMRRIYNPLQYEFLVDLQWWNVFITMSAFCLGASQLIFLFNFVWSLFAGKKAEDNPWQANTLEWTAPSPPPHGNFETVPTVYRGPYEYSSPLVQEDWLPQDRRLGPEAAAASH